Proteins encoded together in one Chitinivorax tropicus window:
- a CDS encoding HNH endonuclease, whose protein sequence is MSHYTTPRPEQVRAARSLLGWSQTDLATKAGVAISTIADFERGQRIPVPNNALAIRQVLESVGIRFTETAVSHGFELTFMTERGISTLAITFTAEASASILELTSIFGEVDPAKISFKFIQCVTPELRHKVTDFVDRYQKNAPHLFRLRKLVTDMSDGEFFLLLQAPPTSSAEEFRYGEVLRRLNHPQDQLLDEHNQVFGQLLELYDIFTPRTDKRLDIGNSRKADRICRFCGGTTKTKARFDKEAHAIPAALGSKYLKLADECDTCNQYFGEEIEPTLVELLNIQRVFLGIEARSGSPTVKFPSGSMFRNQEGDEMMVVVSEKISQDASGALTAQLGRGKPIIPQNFYRALSKIALSVIPEEELPALAKTAHWVRYGEAGDKPLPNIATAVVMLPPEPSAQITLYLRKAPHPTLPHVVCEFRLGCYMYVYALPFSENDESNLIGFFEEEDFKQTFRHYGFVPSWRQQDYSASKETQVIQSITLQPRNTSSGKPAA, encoded by the coding sequence GTGTCACATTATACTACCCCTCGACCGGAACAAGTCCGCGCAGCTCGCAGCCTGCTTGGCTGGTCGCAGACCGACCTAGCGACAAAGGCCGGTGTAGCGATCTCGACAATAGCTGACTTTGAGCGAGGGCAACGTATTCCCGTTCCGAACAATGCCCTGGCAATACGGCAAGTTTTGGAGTCTGTCGGCATCCGATTTACTGAGACGGCTGTAAGCCACGGCTTTGAATTGACTTTCATGACCGAGCGTGGGATCAGCACCTTGGCTATCACCTTTACGGCCGAAGCCAGTGCGTCCATTCTTGAATTGACATCAATATTTGGCGAAGTTGATCCTGCGAAGATTTCGTTCAAGTTTATTCAATGCGTGACGCCAGAGCTGAGACACAAAGTGACTGACTTCGTTGATCGCTACCAGAAAAATGCACCCCATCTGTTTCGGTTACGCAAGCTAGTCACGGACATGTCTGATGGCGAGTTTTTTCTGCTGCTACAAGCCCCTCCCACTTCAAGCGCAGAAGAGTTCCGCTACGGAGAAGTTCTCCGTCGACTCAATCATCCTCAAGACCAACTATTAGACGAGCACAACCAAGTATTTGGTCAGTTACTTGAGTTGTATGACATTTTTACCCCCCGAACAGACAAACGCCTTGACATCGGAAATTCTAGAAAGGCGGACCGAATCTGTCGCTTCTGCGGTGGAACGACCAAAACGAAAGCCAGATTTGATAAAGAAGCGCATGCGATACCCGCCGCCTTGGGCAGCAAGTACCTAAAACTCGCAGACGAATGCGATACATGCAATCAATATTTTGGAGAGGAAATCGAACCGACCCTTGTCGAGTTGTTAAACATCCAGCGAGTGTTCTTAGGCATTGAGGCTCGCAGTGGATCACCTACCGTTAAGTTTCCCAGTGGCTCGATGTTCCGCAATCAAGAAGGCGACGAAATGATGGTCGTCGTCTCCGAGAAAATTTCCCAGGACGCTTCCGGCGCACTGACTGCTCAACTAGGTAGAGGAAAGCCAATCATTCCGCAAAATTTCTACCGAGCGCTAAGCAAAATCGCACTGTCTGTAATCCCGGAAGAGGAACTTCCTGCCCTAGCGAAAACCGCGCATTGGGTGCGCTACGGAGAAGCCGGTGACAAGCCCTTACCGAACATTGCTACTGCCGTGGTTATGCTCCCACCGGAACCATCAGCTCAAATTACTTTATATCTTAGGAAGGCCCCCCATCCGACACTACCGCATGTGGTATGCGAGTTCCGATTGGGATGCTACATGTATGTCTATGCTCTCCCATTTTCCGAGAATGATGAAAGCAACTTGATTGGTTTTTTCGAGGAAGAAGACTTTAAGCAAACATTCCGTCATTACGGATTTGTGCCCTCGTGGCGTCAACAGGATTACAGTGC
- a CDS encoding H-NS family nucleoid-associated regulatory protein gives MAEQAQNNTANQAATPKKAAAKSAKAPAAKPAAKAEKTAAKAAVATQKAVPASKDSEVGNTLDSLRANLKTLTQDNAAALAELKQRSVEIQKSIAEHQKNLQRTVKTFLGEVVHEFGLTVEDVQALVRGGNKGTKAKAAVKFCNPANPSEVWTGRGRPPLWALDRVARKEKVVIQPTSPEYADDAAKTVARLMAMK, from the coding sequence ATGGCAGAACAGGCCCAAAACAATACTGCAAATCAAGCTGCCACCCCCAAAAAGGCAGCAGCCAAAAGCGCCAAGGCACCTGCTGCTAAACCAGCAGCCAAGGCAGAGAAGACAGCGGCAAAAGCTGCTGTGGCTACCCAGAAGGCAGTACCTGCTTCCAAAGACAGCGAGGTAGGTAATACACTCGATAGTCTGCGCGCAAATCTGAAGACTTTGACGCAGGACAATGCTGCTGCACTGGCTGAATTGAAACAGCGTTCTGTTGAGATTCAGAAGAGCATCGCCGAGCATCAAAAGAACCTGCAGCGCACAGTGAAAACCTTCCTGGGCGAAGTCGTCCATGAGTTCGGCTTGACTGTTGAAGACGTACAGGCATTGGTGCGTGGTGGTAACAAAGGCACCAAAGCCAAGGCGGCAGTAAAATTCTGTAACCCCGCCAACCCTTCAGAAGTGTGGACTGGCCGTGGTCGCCCCCCGCTGTGGGCGTTGGATCGTGTTGCCCGTAAAGAAAAGGTGGTGATTCAGCCTACCAGCCCTGAATATGCAGACGATGCAGCGAAAACAGTTGCTCGCTTGATGGCAATGAAATAA
- a CDS encoding rhodanese-like domain-containing protein codes for MGDTSGFAGLTGCPLLPANTVLIDVRASCEYEAGHLPNAISLPIDDLRDLIREHYPDRNTPLVVYCRSGLRAARAEHILLSLGYHQVRNAGGILDPASLPAQE; via the coding sequence ATGGGTGATACCTCTGGTTTTGCAGGTCTAACTGGCTGTCCACTCCTCCCCGCCAACACTGTCTTGATCGATGTACGTGCCAGCTGTGAATATGAAGCAGGGCACCTGCCTAATGCAATCTCCCTACCCATTGACGATTTACGTGACCTGATCCGTGAACACTACCCGGATCGGAATACTCCGCTAGTGGTGTATTGCAGGTCCGGGCTGCGTGCCGCACGCGCAGAGCACATCTTGTTGTCCCTGGGCTATCACCAGGTGCGTAACGCTGGCGGCATCCTCGACCCAGCTTCATTGCCGGCTCAGGAGTAA
- a CDS encoding TonB-dependent receptor plug domain-containing protein: MKTEQVWKLGILSLTLTTPPLLAADETPKPVERISVTGSRIPRATQEGPTSVTVITGKDLEDQGYKNVFDALNQQTQNTGFTQGADFGNTFTPAANTISLRGLGPNHTLVLINGRRVAEYPIAYEGNVNFVNLANIPSALIDRVEILNGSGAAIYGSDAIAGVVNIILKKRASGVDVNLKVGGTQRGGGSNGRVQVTGGANVGALRALFGMELSKTNAIWSKDRPFMAANNMNGEKLTPIWSRQNLANKRFIGPSDGCGALAGLFNNTVEAVSSRTGTTCGTGLARPTYWTTQTRNQSQNFYAGLNYDLSDDTTLFADAYFGLNNTQNNTRGPSWSSAADKGGYFLNQLTNRYEVWKRSFAPEEIGGVQRYNREWDDQAANLAFGVKGRLGKSSWQYEAAYNASAYTSYASSPSIKNRIDEFFLGPQLGTDVDGIAIYAPDASRFEQPLTPQAFASLYAHTVSKNNAWTQNLSFSAYGEIIELPAGPLSAASVVEWGNQGYSNRPDKRINEQQFYNRSTVVDVGGTRSRYALASELSIPIIKSLKTTLAGRYDHYDFADHADNKFTYSAGLEFRPLDTLLFRSNYATSFRAPDMNYIYQSETKGYYSSSTDYYRCRLAGQPLATCDYAQTSPGANYTQSGNKNLKSENGKSFGFGLVWSPVSSFDITADYWQIRIDDLVTSLDGDRILRDEADCRTGVLPIDSALCTDAINRVRRNPSTAIQGPDEIIAVLINPINAASEKTSGYDLSATVRWKLDQLGRWSWKTQYSKVLSHKYKQFANDEEQDRLKSLDNSDWPDKLITNLSWSLKDWSATLQFTRYGRIPNGDQTTRLTPTTLTNLSTRYQFSKQGSLSLIVNNLFNQIKIDNTGGWPYYPVGSYSSHGRTAWLELGYHFN; this comes from the coding sequence ATGAAAACTGAACAAGTCTGGAAACTGGGCATCCTGAGTCTTACCCTGACCACCCCGCCCCTATTGGCTGCGGATGAAACGCCCAAACCTGTGGAGCGCATCTCGGTGACTGGCTCGCGTATCCCCCGTGCGACCCAGGAGGGCCCAACCAGTGTGACGGTCATCACTGGCAAGGATCTGGAGGATCAAGGCTATAAGAATGTCTTCGACGCACTGAACCAACAAACCCAGAACACAGGCTTTACACAAGGCGCGGACTTCGGCAATACCTTCACCCCAGCGGCCAACACCATCAGCCTGCGCGGCCTTGGGCCCAATCACACACTGGTCTTGATCAATGGCCGGCGCGTGGCGGAATACCCGATTGCCTACGAGGGCAATGTCAACTTTGTGAACCTGGCCAACATTCCATCAGCCCTGATTGATCGTGTCGAAATCCTGAATGGCTCAGGCGCTGCCATCTATGGCTCGGATGCCATTGCCGGCGTGGTCAATATCATTCTGAAAAAACGTGCCAGCGGAGTCGATGTCAATCTGAAAGTCGGCGGCACCCAACGTGGTGGTGGCAGCAACGGGCGTGTGCAAGTCACTGGTGGCGCCAATGTTGGCGCGCTACGTGCCTTGTTTGGCATGGAGCTGTCGAAGACCAATGCCATCTGGTCGAAAGATCGCCCATTCATGGCCGCCAATAATATGAATGGTGAAAAACTGACACCGATCTGGTCGCGACAGAACCTCGCCAACAAGCGCTTCATCGGGCCCAGTGATGGCTGTGGTGCGCTGGCAGGCCTGTTCAACAACACCGTCGAGGCAGTTTCATCCCGCACCGGCACCACATGTGGCACCGGCCTGGCCCGCCCGACCTACTGGACTACCCAGACCCGCAACCAAAGCCAGAACTTCTACGCAGGCTTGAATTATGACCTGTCCGACGACACCACCTTGTTTGCCGATGCCTATTTCGGGCTGAACAATACCCAGAACAACACGCGTGGGCCGAGCTGGTCATCGGCGGCGGACAAGGGCGGTTACTTCTTGAACCAGCTCACCAATCGCTACGAGGTCTGGAAGCGCAGCTTTGCCCCCGAGGAAATAGGCGGCGTACAGCGCTACAACCGGGAATGGGATGATCAGGCGGCCAATCTGGCGTTTGGCGTCAAAGGCCGGCTAGGAAAAAGCAGCTGGCAATACGAAGCCGCATACAACGCCTCGGCCTATACCAGCTATGCCAGCTCGCCGTCCATCAAAAATCGCATCGATGAATTTTTCCTGGGCCCCCAGCTGGGCACCGACGTGGACGGCATCGCCATCTACGCTCCGGATGCCAGTCGCTTCGAGCAGCCCTTGACACCGCAGGCATTTGCCAGCCTTTATGCGCACACTGTCTCAAAAAATAACGCCTGGACGCAGAACCTGAGTTTCAGTGCCTATGGCGAGATCATCGAGCTGCCCGCAGGCCCCCTGTCTGCCGCCAGCGTCGTCGAATGGGGCAATCAAGGCTATAGCAACCGACCAGACAAACGCATCAATGAGCAACAGTTCTACAATCGCAGCACCGTGGTGGATGTCGGCGGCACCCGCTCCCGCTATGCATTGGCCAGTGAATTGAGCATACCGATCATCAAATCACTGAAAACCACCCTGGCTGGCCGTTACGATCACTACGACTTTGCCGACCATGCCGACAACAAATTCACCTACAGCGCTGGGCTGGAATTCAGACCGCTCGATACCCTGCTGTTCCGCAGCAACTATGCCACCAGCTTCCGCGCACCTGATATGAATTACATCTATCAGTCTGAGACCAAAGGCTACTACTCCTCCTCAACCGATTACTATCGCTGCCGCCTGGCAGGCCAGCCCCTGGCCACCTGTGATTACGCCCAGACCTCGCCCGGTGCAAATTACACCCAGTCTGGCAACAAAAACCTGAAATCGGAAAATGGCAAATCATTTGGCTTCGGCTTGGTCTGGTCACCTGTCAGCAGTTTTGACATCACGGCAGACTACTGGCAGATCCGCATCGACGACCTCGTCACCAGCCTGGATGGTGACCGCATCCTACGTGATGAAGCAGACTGCCGCACGGGCGTGCTGCCCATCGATTCCGCACTCTGCACCGACGCCATCAACCGCGTCCGGCGTAACCCATCCACCGCCATACAAGGGCCGGACGAAATCATTGCTGTGCTGATCAACCCAATCAACGCCGCCTCCGAGAAAACCAGCGGTTACGATCTGAGCGCCACCGTGCGTTGGAAGCTCGACCAATTGGGTCGTTGGAGCTGGAAAACCCAATACAGCAAGGTGCTGAGCCATAAATACAAACAGTTCGCCAATGATGAGGAGCAAGACCGCCTGAAATCACTCGACAATTCCGACTGGCCAGACAAACTGATCACCAACCTGAGCTGGTCGTTGAAAGACTGGAGCGCCACGCTGCAATTCACCCGTTATGGGCGCATCCCCAATGGCGACCAGACCACCCGGCTCACCCCCACTACGCTGACCAACCTCAGCACCCGCTACCAATTCAGCAAGCAAGGCAGCTTGTCGCTGATCGTCAACAACCTGTTCAATCAGATCAAAATCGACAACACCGGTGGCTGGCCCTACTACCCGGTGGGCAGCTACAGCTCACACGGAAGGACCGCCTGGCTGGAATTGGGTTACCACTTCAACTAA
- a CDS encoding type VI immunity family protein, with the protein MVDLKLPVIPDEPPADWAAYWKENAQLMLLPGRLLYPNGPQDYIGLAVCVKATLNFHGAHLPEVRAAIADCFEEYVAVAGEHLKWGANEGDVPRNFRRMKSFRAKLEKMGKNDELGYYCWSGEEPDSTGFYTFNVIGMRAWQVAQHPRWGSNILEFSLPITSLDEQPTLMIQLFLSFCRKLKPFSGYAGFGLNVSVTKGYENQRMEYYLSQQMNGLDVGCVWGELPDGIKTVSWLTVVNQTIRDEFGTLMNWRSELPPLWYAFYDYGAGMVIQAGPRPEVAPVATDPKPPAYVLVNHCLQPYRAPLAKSFHAGGDDMAFDCIATQEWLRRFDVPDEALMQYKTALLYTPKLTPATTLPERL; encoded by the coding sequence ATGGTTGATCTGAAACTGCCGGTGATACCAGATGAGCCACCAGCGGACTGGGCGGCCTACTGGAAAGAAAACGCCCAGCTGATGCTGTTGCCAGGGCGGCTGCTATATCCCAATGGGCCGCAGGATTACATTGGCCTGGCTGTCTGCGTGAAGGCTACCCTCAATTTCCACGGGGCGCACCTGCCGGAGGTGCGGGCGGCGATTGCGGATTGTTTTGAAGAGTATGTGGCGGTGGCTGGTGAGCACCTGAAATGGGGGGCAAATGAGGGAGATGTTCCTCGAAATTTTCGTCGAATGAAGTCATTCAGGGCTAAATTGGAGAAGATGGGAAAGAATGATGAATTAGGCTATTACTGCTGGTCAGGGGAAGAGCCTGATAGCACTGGATTTTATACATTCAATGTGATTGGCATGCGGGCTTGGCAAGTCGCCCAACACCCCCGCTGGGGCAGCAATATTCTTGAATTCAGCCTGCCGATCACCTCGCTGGATGAGCAGCCGACGCTGATGATCCAACTGTTCCTGAGCTTCTGCCGCAAGCTCAAGCCGTTTTCGGGCTACGCGGGATTCGGGCTGAATGTTTCAGTAACAAAGGGGTACGAAAACCAGCGGATGGAATATTACTTATCCCAACAAATGAATGGGCTGGATGTCGGCTGTGTGTGGGGTGAGTTGCCCGATGGCATCAAAACCGTCTCCTGGCTGACGGTGGTCAATCAAACCATCCGTGATGAATTCGGCACCTTGATGAATTGGCGTAGCGAGTTGCCGCCGCTATGGTATGCCTTCTACGACTACGGTGCGGGCATGGTGATCCAGGCCGGGCCGCGCCCGGAGGTTGCCCCTGTGGCCACTGACCCCAAGCCCCCCGCCTATGTGCTGGTCAATCATTGCTTGCAACCCTATCGCGCACCACTGGCCAAGTCCTTTCACGCTGGGGGCGATGACATGGCCTTCGACTGTATCGCCACGCAGGAGTGGCTGCGCCGCTTCGACGTTCCTGACGAGGCGCTGATGCAGTACAAGACCGCCTTGTTGTATACCCCTAAGCTGACCCCTGCCACGACCCTGCCAGAGCGGCTGTAA
- a CDS encoding VRR-NUC domain-containing protein: MCKCQGEPVKGRDGRDLKQACVSGRLSELDQVLQRRSPYKAEVSYDMTQDPPRPIMDRRQPTKPHGWLPGWLAKYWDEPEAQRPAWEAGQGYIRRPDVVIVKDPTKPPTQDNIQQVVEMKFPPQETDRDQKRKDERIAGDPSRALVIGPQDCDCSQPREEGSGLPQGALSSTAALASALMWVMSRGRGPCPSVPAY; the protein is encoded by the coding sequence ATGTGCAAGTGCCAGGGCGAGCCGGTCAAGGGCCGGGACGGGCGGGATTTGAAGCAGGCTTGCGTGTCGGGGCGGTTGAGTGAGCTGGATCAGGTCCTGCAGCGACGCAGCCCCTACAAGGCCGAGGTCAGCTATGACATGACGCAAGACCCGCCCAGGCCGATCATGGATCGACGCCAGCCCACCAAGCCACATGGCTGGTTGCCAGGCTGGCTGGCCAAGTATTGGGATGAGCCGGAGGCGCAACGGCCCGCTTGGGAGGCGGGGCAGGGCTATATCCGACGACCGGATGTGGTGATTGTGAAAGACCCGACCAAGCCGCCGACGCAGGATAATATCCAGCAGGTGGTGGAGATGAAGTTTCCGCCGCAGGAAACTGATAGAGATCAAAAGCGGAAAGATGAACGAATCGCCGGCGATCCAAGCAGGGCATTGGTCATCGGCCCACAGGACTGTGATTGCAGCCAGCCCAGGGAAGAGGGCTCTGGCCTGCCGCAAGGGGCGCTGTCCAGCACGGCTGCGCTGGCCTCGGCGCTGATGTGGGTGATGAGCCGGGGCCGAGGCCCCTGCCCATCGGTTCCTGCTTATTGA
- a CDS encoding PAAR domain-containing protein codes for MLPVIVLGDATDHGGVVLSASPGSETEGRPMARVGDLVGCPTCMGVYAIAEGDTTWLDEGQPVAYHGCKTTCGASLISSQTLIGRRASGPSRAAAGVLGGAGRGTMVSYQPWAGAALVDDTAQSSTAQPANASGPFRGRFRLVQAATGEPIGGHPFTVSYAGGEPIQGQTDDDGYTPWVETAQLVALHFTTRGA; via the coding sequence ATGCTGCCAGTTATTGTCTTGGGTGATGCCACTGACCACGGTGGGGTGGTGCTGTCTGCCTCGCCTGGTAGTGAGACTGAAGGCAGGCCGATGGCCCGGGTGGGGGATCTGGTCGGCTGCCCGACCTGTATGGGGGTGTATGCCATTGCCGAGGGGGATACGACTTGGTTGGATGAAGGCCAGCCGGTGGCTTACCACGGCTGCAAGACCACTTGTGGGGCATCGCTGATCAGCTCGCAGACCTTGATCGGGCGCCGTGCCAGTGGGCCAAGCAGGGCGGCGGCGGGGGTGCTGGGTGGTGCGGGCCGGGGGACGATGGTGAGCTATCAACCCTGGGCGGGGGCTGCGCTGGTGGATGATACGGCGCAGTCAAGCACTGCCCAGCCTGCCAATGCATCCGGCCCGTTCCGTGGCCGGTTCCGGCTGGTGCAGGCCGCGACGGGCGAGCCGATTGGGGGGCATCCGTTCACGGTATCATATGCGGGGGGTGAGCCGATCCAAGGGCAGACTGATGATGATGGCTATACCCCGTGGGTCGAGACGGCTCAGCTGGTGGCGCTGCATTTCACGACGAGGGGGGCATGA
- a CDS encoding DUF1835 domain-containing protein gives MSQTRYVVHGDSATGCLKEMARQSGQPCQIIKMYDDLRIGPLIDADQPHPAVRLQWLRTICQAQWWPDIDQHLASLTNHALETHHHLLQALATPDPIVVWVGNTAIDQLMLAMIASLALPQTPLSVVDITGRVDDSHMGQFAVAMCPPESLKHLTPATIPPAQRQTLQQQWAYWKTAAQGWRQIDATGQLVDLPMDHLDTKLLATIAEMGRCPAGEVIGIVLNEQRGLLSDSFLIWRLHLLQDAGKVAYLPVERDPWLGPDVQLTAEHPDG, from the coding sequence ATGAGCCAGACACGTTATGTCGTCCACGGAGACAGCGCCACCGGCTGTCTGAAGGAAATGGCCCGCCAAAGCGGGCAACCCTGCCAGATCATCAAAATGTACGATGACTTGCGCATCGGGCCGCTGATCGATGCCGATCAGCCCCACCCCGCAGTGCGCCTGCAATGGCTGCGGACCATCTGCCAGGCCCAATGGTGGCCCGATATCGACCAACACCTGGCCAGCCTGACCAACCACGCACTGGAAACGCATCATCACCTGCTACAAGCGCTGGCAACCCCCGACCCGATTGTAGTCTGGGTCGGCAACACCGCGATCGATCAATTGATGCTGGCCATGATCGCCAGCCTGGCATTGCCACAGACACCCTTATCCGTGGTGGACATCACCGGGCGAGTGGATGACAGCCATATGGGGCAATTCGCCGTGGCCATGTGCCCACCGGAATCGCTGAAACACCTGACACCCGCCACCATCCCCCCCGCGCAGCGACAGACCTTGCAGCAACAATGGGCATACTGGAAAACAGCGGCCCAAGGCTGGCGGCAAATCGATGCAACAGGCCAGCTGGTCGATCTGCCCATGGATCACCTCGACACCAAACTACTGGCCACCATCGCTGAAATGGGCCGCTGCCCGGCTGGCGAGGTGATCGGCATCGTCCTGAACGAGCAGCGAGGGCTACTGTCCGACAGCTTCCTGATCTGGCGATTGCACCTATTACAGGATGCAGGCAAAGTGGCCTACCTCCCAGTCGAGAGAGACCCCTGGCTCGGCCCGGATGTACAGCTGACGGCGGAGCACCCGGATGGGTGA